One region of Choristoneura fumiferana chromosome 3, NRCan_CFum_1, whole genome shotgun sequence genomic DNA includes:
- the LOC141426185 gene encoding uncharacterized protein, with product MGRKRVKETPDREKKRRRRHIIYSSSEDEPEDPRPANAGAISDTSKTSATSSTATTVVASTSSTAPNTILTTTSLIDPVTTEQPTEPELDDAILQLLGDAPKTDVQLGPNVHKDIASRWQEILSNGLPKEVKEKLIKEYLIPGNCELLIPPILNAEIKAALPETLVKRDALLTEKQKQLGIALAALAKATHSMVIKDDHHKIIKAISDASRILCDTFFNETKTRRTFVISATNSKMKETLLDAKRDKYLFGENVAEKLKSAKSVQRSSVDLKQTQKNFNPKFAKNNFYKNKPLNTRALQRKTNGRPDAGRTRQAPAAAAAATPATAARTTRPYTTRSTQRQPPPPPRRY from the exons atgggaAGAAAACGCGTAAAAGAAACACCAGATCGAGAGAAGAAACGTCGTCGTCGTCATATTATCTACTCATCGTCTGAGGATGAACCAGAAG ATCCTCGTCCTGCGAACGCCGGCGCCATTTCGGACACGTCCAAGACCTCCGCCACCTCCAGCACCGCCACTACCGTAGTTGCCTCGACCAGCAGCACGGCGCCAAATACCATACTAACTACTACCTCGTTGATAGATCCAGTGACAACTGAGCAACCAACGGAACCTGAACTCGATGACGCGATCCTTCAGTTATTGGGTGACGCTCCAAAAACAGATGTTCAGTTAGGCCCAAACGTACACAAAGATATTGCCTCACGATGGCAAGAAATACTATCCAATGGGCTTCCAAAAGAAGTTAAGGAGAAATTGATCAAAGAATATTTGATACCAGGCAACTGCGAACTTTTGATTCCACCTATTTTGAACGCAGAAATAAAAGCCGCCTTACCAGAAACATTAGTTAAAAGAGATGCTTTGctaactgaaaagcaaaaacaatTAGGTATTGCTCTTGCGGCATTGGCGAAGGCCACTCACTCGATGGTCATTAAAGATGATCACCACAAGATCATCAAAGCCATAAGCGATGCGAGCCGTATTCTATGCGACACATTCTTTAACGAGACCAAAACTAGGAGAACCTTCGTGATATCTGCCACCAACTCAAAGATGAAGGAGACCTTATTAGATGCCAAGCGTGATAAATACCTATTTGGCGAAAATGTAgctgaaaaattaaaatcggCTAAGAGCGTCCAAAGGTCTAGTGTCGACCTAAAGCAAACCCAAAAGAATTTTAACCCGAAATTCGCGAAgaacaatttttataaaaacaaacctTTAAACACGAGGGCCCTGCAGCGGAAGACGAACGGGCGACCGGATGCAGGGAGGACTCGACAGGctccagcagcagcagcagcagcaacgCCAGCGACAGCAGCGAGGACGACGCGCCCGTACACCACCCGCTCGACACAgcggcagccgccgccgccgccgcgccgctaCTAG